A single region of the Streptomyces sp. NBC_01262 genome encodes:
- a CDS encoding ornithine cyclodeaminase family protein, with translation MDPVWFTFLNGSDVERLALDDTEILTAVEDGLRAQGLGQTVIEPRVHLMPDPAFNGHFNILRGYIAPLGLAGVKTVGDFVGNYEAGLPSEMALLNLFDPRTGMPLAILDATAITEMRTGAVTALGARHLARPDAKVLGHIGARGTSYWNVRLLDQIFDFDEIRVHSRRPESREAFAARLEADLGKRVVVTEDWRSCVEFADIVVEASRLERPEPMLRTEWIARGALVVPYGTMSAVELSLTDIMDKVVVDDWGQCRSGPFGALRQHVESGRLSEETLHGELCELVVGSKPGRERDDETTLFWHRGLSLSDIALGAAMLKKAEGLGIGQRLRFA, from the coding sequence ATGGACCCGGTGTGGTTCACCTTCCTCAATGGCTCGGACGTCGAACGGCTCGCGCTGGACGACACCGAGATACTCACCGCCGTGGAGGACGGGCTGCGCGCCCAGGGCCTCGGCCAGACGGTCATCGAGCCACGCGTCCACCTGATGCCCGACCCCGCGTTCAACGGCCACTTCAACATCCTCCGCGGCTACATCGCCCCGCTCGGGCTGGCCGGCGTCAAGACCGTCGGCGACTTCGTCGGCAACTACGAGGCCGGGCTGCCCTCCGAGATGGCGCTGCTCAACCTCTTCGACCCCCGTACGGGCATGCCGCTGGCCATCCTCGACGCCACCGCCATCACCGAGATGCGCACCGGCGCCGTCACCGCGCTCGGCGCCCGCCATCTGGCCCGCCCGGACGCCAAGGTGCTCGGGCACATCGGGGCCCGGGGCACGTCCTACTGGAACGTCCGGCTGCTGGACCAGATCTTCGACTTCGACGAGATCCGCGTCCACTCGCGCCGCCCCGAGAGCCGCGAGGCCTTCGCGGCCCGGCTCGAAGCCGACCTCGGCAAGCGGGTCGTCGTGACCGAGGACTGGCGCAGCTGCGTGGAGTTCGCGGACATCGTGGTGGAGGCCTCGCGGCTGGAGCGTCCGGAGCCGATGCTCAGGACCGAGTGGATCGCCCGGGGCGCGCTCGTCGTGCCGTACGGGACCATGAGCGCGGTCGAGCTGTCGCTCACCGACATCATGGACAAGGTCGTGGTCGACGACTGGGGGCAGTGCCGGTCCGGGCCGTTCGGCGCGCTGCGCCAGCACGTCGAGTCGGGGCGGCTGAGCGAGGAGACGCTGCACGGCGAGCTGTGCGAGCTGGTCGTGGGCAGCAAGCCGGGGCGTGAACGGGACGACGAGACGACGCTGTTCTGGCATCGCGGGCTGTCGCTGTCGGACATCGCGCTGGGTGCGGCGATGCTGAAGAAGGCCGAGGGGCTTGGTATCGGGCAGAGGCTGAGGTTCGCATGA
- a CDS encoding ABC transporter permease produces MTMITTAGEPLVRWYWIGDHLGELAHYTGIHLRLALLPVLFGLIISIPLGMLCHRFRWLYPPTLTAANVLYAVPSLALFMIFVRYTGLTEQTVMIPLTLYTLSVLVPNVVDGLASVPDPVRQAATAMGFGTVRRVVQVELPIAVPVVMAGVRVAAVSSISLVAVGQLIGQGGLGFYITRGLQLDFPTPIITATVLIVLLALATDAVLVLAQRLLTPWARTKGAKS; encoded by the coding sequence ATGACGATGATCACGACTGCGGGCGAACCCCTGGTCCGCTGGTACTGGATCGGCGACCACCTCGGCGAACTGGCCCACTACACCGGCATCCACCTCCGGCTGGCCCTGCTGCCGGTCCTCTTCGGCCTGATCATCTCCATCCCCCTCGGGATGCTCTGCCACCGCTTCCGCTGGCTGTACCCGCCGACCCTCACCGCGGCCAACGTCCTCTACGCGGTCCCGTCCCTCGCCCTGTTCATGATCTTCGTCCGCTACACCGGGCTGACAGAACAGACCGTGATGATCCCGCTGACCCTCTACACCCTGTCGGTGCTGGTCCCCAACGTCGTGGACGGCCTCGCCTCCGTCCCCGACCCGGTACGCCAGGCGGCCACCGCAATGGGCTTCGGCACCGTACGCCGGGTCGTCCAGGTCGAACTGCCCATCGCCGTACCGGTGGTCATGGCGGGCGTACGGGTCGCCGCGGTCTCCTCCATCAGCCTGGTCGCCGTCGGCCAGCTCATCGGGCAGGGCGGTCTCGGCTTCTACATCACCCGAGGCCTCCAGCTCGACTTCCCGACCCCGATCATCACCGCCACCGTCCTGATCGTGCTGCTGGCCCTCGCCACCGACGCCGTACTGGTGCTGGCGCAGCGGCTGCTCACCCCCTGGGCCCGCACCAAGGGGGCAAAGTCGTGA
- a CDS encoding LacI family DNA-binding transcriptional regulator gives MTRKSNRTTIRDVAKATGLSSSAVSYALRGIQTSEETQERVRRAADELGYEAHPIARALASGRSGMVGMLCGSLEDFWQQTLAVGIARELLARDRYALILDAGGDPERELDLARRLRDQRVDGLIVQPLDPSAPLWAELGDDLPVVSIGDALHGGQSRGEVVFDNRRGVTLALEHLHGLGHRRIAVLTSTQASTPDRPADVYVHSEAARLGLAVAVTVAPQALEAATRVAHQVLTADPRPTAVFCFSDSIAYGVYAAARELNLDVPGDISVCGYDSHPMSALLTPPLTTVDWDIDGTVHAAVRVMVGAIEGKPRRRRIVHEPTLRQRDSTGPTA, from the coding sequence GTGACCCGGAAGAGCAACCGCACGACCATTCGCGACGTGGCGAAGGCGACCGGCCTGTCGTCGTCGGCGGTCTCGTACGCCCTGCGCGGCATCCAGACCTCCGAGGAGACCCAGGAGCGCGTGCGCCGGGCGGCGGACGAGCTGGGCTACGAGGCGCACCCCATCGCCCGCGCCCTGGCCAGCGGCCGCAGCGGCATGGTGGGCATGCTCTGCGGCTCCCTGGAGGACTTCTGGCAGCAGACGCTCGCCGTCGGCATCGCCCGCGAACTGCTCGCCCGCGACCGCTACGCCCTGATCCTCGACGCGGGCGGCGACCCCGAACGCGAACTGGACCTGGCCCGGCGGCTGCGCGACCAGCGCGTGGACGGGCTGATCGTCCAGCCGCTGGACCCGTCCGCACCCCTGTGGGCGGAGCTCGGCGACGACCTCCCCGTGGTGTCGATCGGCGACGCCCTGCACGGCGGCCAGTCCCGCGGCGAGGTCGTCTTCGACAACCGCCGCGGGGTCACCCTCGCCCTAGAACACCTCCACGGGCTCGGCCACCGCCGTATCGCCGTCCTCACCTCGACCCAGGCCAGCACCCCCGACCGCCCCGCCGACGTCTACGTCCACTCCGAAGCCGCCCGCCTAGGCCTCGCCGTGGCGGTCACCGTCGCCCCCCAGGCCCTCGAAGCCGCCACTCGCGTCGCCCACCAGGTCCTCACCGCCGATCCCCGCCCCACCGCCGTCTTCTGCTTCTCCGACTCCATCGCCTACGGGGTCTACGCCGCCGCCCGCGAACTGAACCTGGACGTACCCGGCGACATCTCCGTCTGCGGCTACGACAGCCACCCGATGTCCGCCCTCCTCACACCCCCGCTCACCACCGTCGACTGGGACATCGACGGCACCGTCCACGCCGCCGTACGCGTCATGGTCGGCGCGATCGAGGGCAAACCGCGCCGCCGCCGCATCGTCCACGAACCGACCCTGCGCCAACGGGATTCGACCGGCCCAACAGCCTGA
- a CDS encoding type II toxin-antitoxin system VapB family antitoxin: protein MSVTQIDLDDDALESVMALSKVRTKKEAVNLALHFYAEQQERAARISRHFERAREWGAVGDAERLHRAEKHDR, encoded by the coding sequence ATGTCTGTGACCCAGATCGATCTTGATGACGACGCGCTGGAAAGCGTCATGGCTCTGTCCAAAGTCAGGACCAAGAAGGAAGCGGTCAACCTCGCTCTCCACTTCTACGCCGAGCAGCAGGAGCGTGCGGCTCGCATAAGCCGACACTTCGAGCGAGCACGTGAGTGGGGTGCCGTCGGGGACGCTGAGCGCCTGCACCGGGCGGAGAAGCACGACCGGTGA
- a CDS encoding cysteine dioxygenase, which translates to MPWEALPEQCLGKQELRDLVDTLAERPDLWRHHVAYSSENRHYVSLHRDEYVDVWLLCWTPENDTGWHDHDISSGAVRVVGGALRECNPRIGGAHLETVVGEGVSFCFGPDHIHRLVGATDQSVSIHAYSPPLWRLGQYSIDDGVLRRLSVSYADELRPLDDVA; encoded by the coding sequence ATGCCCTGGGAAGCCCTGCCCGAGCAGTGCCTCGGCAAGCAGGAACTGCGGGACCTCGTCGACACCCTGGCCGAGCGCCCCGACCTCTGGCGCCACCACGTCGCCTACTCCAGCGAGAACCGGCACTACGTCTCCCTCCACCGGGACGAGTACGTCGACGTCTGGCTGCTCTGCTGGACCCCCGAGAACGACACCGGCTGGCACGACCACGACATCTCCTCCGGCGCCGTCCGCGTCGTCGGCGGCGCCCTGCGCGAATGCAACCCCCGCATCGGCGGCGCCCACCTGGAGACGGTGGTCGGTGAGGGCGTCTCCTTCTGCTTCGGCCCCGACCACATCCACCGCCTCGTCGGCGCCACCGACCAGAGCGTCTCCATCCACGCCTACTCCCCGCCCCTGTGGCGGCTCGGCCAGTACTCCATCGACGACGGCGTGCTGCGCCGGCTCTCGGTCAGCTACGCCGACGAACTGCGGCCGCTGGACGACGTAGCGTAG
- a CDS encoding amidohydrolase family protein, whose amino-acid sequence MTSVDVHQHLWTPSFLAALRARREPPCLGGGDGWTLYLHGEPPYEIRPADHDLAARAELAVADGLDRVLVSLSAPLGVEWLPPEQARPLLDAYHDGAAALPAPFRAWAAASVREIDPTATAKELDRGFAGLQLPADALADAAGYARCAPLLDLLEARDLPLFLHPGPASASPAAGPGWWPALVPYVHQMHTAWYAFRAFGRPRHPRLRVCFALLAGLAPLHGERLAARGGGRGEVDPYAFVETSSYGPRAVDAIVRVLGIDLVLQGSDRPYAEPPHQPGFGLGPAATHALRVANPRRLLTGTGTGT is encoded by the coding sequence GTGACTTCCGTAGACGTTCATCAGCACCTGTGGACCCCGTCCTTCCTGGCGGCCCTGCGGGCCCGCCGCGAGCCGCCCTGCCTGGGCGGCGGGGACGGCTGGACGCTGTACCTCCACGGTGAGCCGCCCTACGAGATCCGGCCCGCTGACCACGACCTCGCCGCCCGCGCCGAACTCGCTGTTGCTGACGGCCTGGACCGCGTGCTGGTCTCCCTTTCCGCTCCGCTGGGCGTCGAATGGCTGCCGCCCGAGCAGGCGCGGCCCCTCCTCGACGCCTACCACGACGGCGCCGCCGCCCTCCCCGCTCCCTTCCGGGCCTGGGCCGCCGCTTCGGTGCGCGAGATCGACCCCACCGCCACCGCCAAGGAGCTCGACCGGGGCTTCGCCGGTCTCCAGCTCCCCGCCGACGCCCTTGCCGACGCCGCCGGTTACGCCCGCTGCGCCCCTCTCCTGGACCTCCTCGAAGCCCGCGATCTCCCCCTGTTCCTCCACCCGGGTCCCGCGTCCGCTTCCCCGGCCGCAGGACCCGGGTGGTGGCCCGCCCTCGTCCCCTACGTCCACCAGATGCACACCGCCTGGTACGCCTTCCGCGCCTTCGGCCGCCCCCGCCACCCCCGGCTCCGGGTCTGCTTCGCCCTCCTGGCCGGGCTCGCCCCGCTCCACGGCGAGCGCCTCGCCGCGCGGGGCGGCGGCCGGGGCGAGGTGGATCCGTACGCCTTCGTCGAGACCTCCTCCTACGGTCCCCGTGCCGTTGACGCGATCGTCCGCGTCCTCGGCATCGACCTCGTACTCCAGGGCTCGGACCGCCCCTACGCCGAGCCCCCGCACCAGCCCGGCTTCGGCCTCGGCCCGGCCGCCACCCACGCCCTCCGCGTCGCCAACCCCCGGCGCCTGCTCACCGGCACCGGCACCGGCACCTGA
- a CDS encoding ABC transporter permease, with product MNDFLNQLRLVGDWLSSSAQWHGDDGIPNRLAEHLMYSGLSLLFATLIGLSLGLLVGHTGRGAFAVASVANFARAIPTFGLVVLVVTVVGISVTPVLIALTALAIPPILINTFEGIRGADADTKDAARGMGMTGWEVLWKVEIPMALPLILLGLRVAAIQIVATATVAAYPGLGGLGRYIVDGLSRNDYQLVIGGSAVIVLLALVVQVVFTVLRRVIVSPGLLGSARSS from the coding sequence GTGAACGACTTCCTGAACCAGCTCCGGCTGGTCGGCGACTGGCTGAGCAGCTCCGCGCAGTGGCACGGCGACGACGGCATACCGAACCGGCTCGCCGAACACCTCATGTACAGCGGCCTGTCCCTGCTCTTCGCCACCCTGATCGGCCTGTCCCTGGGGCTGCTGGTCGGGCACACCGGGCGCGGCGCCTTCGCCGTCGCCAGCGTGGCGAACTTCGCCCGGGCGATCCCCACCTTCGGCCTGGTGGTGCTCGTCGTCACGGTGGTCGGGATCAGCGTCACCCCGGTGCTGATCGCCCTGACCGCACTCGCCATCCCGCCGATCCTCATCAACACCTTCGAGGGGATCCGGGGCGCGGACGCCGACACCAAGGACGCCGCGCGGGGGATGGGCATGACCGGGTGGGAGGTGCTGTGGAAGGTCGAGATCCCGATGGCGCTGCCGCTGATCCTGCTCGGGCTCCGGGTGGCCGCCATCCAGATCGTCGCCACCGCGACCGTCGCCGCGTACCCGGGACTGGGCGGCCTGGGCCGCTACATCGTCGACGGCCTCTCCAGAAACGACTACCAGCTGGTGATCGGCGGATCCGCCGTGATCGTGCTGCTCGCCCTGGTCGTGCAGGTCGTCTTCACCGTGCTGCGGCGCGTCATCGTCTCGCCGGGCCTGCTGGGTTCGGCGCGCAGTTCCTGA
- a CDS encoding PIN domain-containing protein — protein sequence MIYLLDTSGLVRLLRDPKLQSAWYDAINAGSIAACYPQRAEFLYSARDRREYDEIVEMFTDLYPDVAVPKNAGHWISAVQHRMAQAGEHRSASAVDLIIAATAAHHDLVVLHDDADYQAVARHASDLSEHNVHDIA from the coding sequence GTGATCTATCTGCTCGATACCTCTGGCCTCGTACGGCTGCTCCGCGACCCCAAGTTGCAATCCGCCTGGTATGACGCGATCAATGCCGGATCCATCGCAGCCTGCTACCCACAGCGCGCCGAGTTCCTGTACAGCGCCAGGGACCGTCGCGAGTACGACGAGATCGTGGAGATGTTCACTGACCTCTACCCCGACGTGGCGGTGCCGAAAAACGCAGGGCACTGGATCAGCGCGGTTCAACATCGCATGGCCCAGGCGGGCGAGCATCGCAGCGCCTCGGCGGTCGACCTCATCATCGCGGCCACCGCGGCCCATCACGATCTGGTCGTCCTCCACGATGACGCCGACTACCAGGCTGTGGCCCGGCACGCTTCGGACCTGAGCGAGCACAACGTCCACGACATCGCCTGA
- a CDS encoding ABC transporter ATP-binding protein has translation MITFDAVSKQYPNGTTAVDNLSLEFPDGGITVLVGTSGCGKSTTLRMINRMVEPTAGTVSLDGKDISTVNAPELRRGIGYVIQHAGLFPHRTVLDNVATVPLLLGWSKKKARARAGELMELVGLPANYAKRYPYQLSGGQQQRVGVARALGADPPVLLMDEPFSAVDPVVRADLQAEFLRLQKELHKTIVFVTHDIDEAIKLGDKVAVFRTGGKLVQYDTPENLLAAPADEFVAGFIGHDRGIRRLSFVDAAALPLHDGPVLPDSAPVSKARAADGPWVLVTDVARKPLGWANVAALPQDGTLADATLTPLGHTFNLATDSARAALDAALLSPSGLAVGVDEEGAVAGVTDAAAITNGSSGGDSQ, from the coding sequence GTGATCACATTCGACGCAGTCAGCAAGCAGTATCCGAACGGCACCACCGCCGTCGACAACCTCTCCCTGGAGTTCCCTGACGGCGGAATCACGGTCCTGGTCGGCACCTCGGGCTGCGGCAAGAGCACGACCCTGCGCATGATCAACCGCATGGTGGAGCCGACGGCCGGCACCGTCAGCCTGGACGGCAAGGACATCAGCACGGTCAACGCCCCCGAACTGCGCCGGGGCATCGGTTACGTCATCCAGCACGCCGGGCTCTTCCCGCACCGGACCGTGCTCGACAACGTCGCGACCGTGCCGCTGCTGCTCGGCTGGAGCAAGAAGAAGGCCCGCGCCCGGGCGGGCGAGCTGATGGAGCTGGTCGGGCTGCCCGCCAACTACGCCAAGCGCTATCCGTACCAGCTCTCCGGCGGCCAGCAGCAGCGCGTCGGCGTGGCCCGCGCGCTGGGCGCCGACCCGCCGGTGCTGCTGATGGACGAGCCGTTCAGCGCGGTGGACCCGGTCGTACGGGCCGATCTGCAGGCGGAGTTCCTGCGGCTGCAGAAGGAGCTGCACAAGACGATCGTCTTCGTCACCCACGACATCGACGAGGCGATCAAGCTCGGCGACAAGGTCGCGGTGTTCCGTACGGGCGGCAAGCTCGTGCAGTACGACACCCCGGAGAACCTCCTCGCCGCCCCCGCCGACGAGTTCGTGGCGGGCTTCATAGGCCACGACCGCGGTATACGCCGGCTGTCCTTCGTAGACGCGGCCGCTCTGCCGCTGCACGACGGCCCGGTGCTGCCGGACTCCGCCCCCGTCTCCAAGGCCCGCGCCGCCGACGGGCCCTGGGTGCTCGTCACCGACGTCGCCCGCAAGCCGCTGGGCTGGGCAAACGTCGCCGCCCTCCCCCAGGACGGCACCCTCGCCGACGCCACGCTTACCCCCCTCGGCCACACCTTCAACCTCGCCACCGACTCCGCCCGGGCCGCCCTGGACGCGGCACTGCTGTCGCCCTCGGGCCTCGCGGTGGGCGTGGACGAGGAGGGCGCGGTCGCCGGCGTCACGGACGCCGCCGCGATCACGAACGGCTCGTCGGGCGGTGACTCGCAATGA
- a CDS encoding bifunctional 4-hydroxy-2-oxoglutarate aldolase/2-dehydro-3-deoxy-phosphogluconate aldolase, with protein sequence MLTELTADRVIAVVRAPVIPDASALCAALAEGGIRWVEFTFTTPGVAAHIGQAAAGGDWRVGAGTVMTAAQAREAVEAGATYLVTPGCRPAVAEAAAEAGVPVVMGALTPTEVADALDLGATAVKIFPAHALGPRYFKDLSGPYPGVPLVASGGVNAANTAAFLAAGARAVCAGSEVVPPAAVAAADWTGITRRARAFMDAVYAEPSGSHGGVPR encoded by the coding sequence GTGCTGACCGAGCTGACCGCCGACCGCGTCATAGCCGTGGTCAGGGCCCCCGTGATCCCCGACGCGTCCGCGCTCTGCGCCGCCCTGGCCGAAGGCGGCATCCGGTGGGTCGAGTTCACCTTCACCACGCCGGGCGTGGCCGCCCACATCGGGCAGGCAGCCGCCGGAGGTGACTGGCGGGTCGGCGCCGGCACGGTCATGACCGCCGCCCAGGCCCGCGAGGCCGTCGAGGCGGGCGCCACCTACCTGGTCACCCCCGGCTGCCGGCCGGCCGTCGCCGAGGCCGCAGCCGAGGCGGGCGTGCCGGTCGTCATGGGCGCCCTCACCCCCACCGAGGTCGCCGACGCACTCGACCTCGGCGCCACCGCCGTGAAGATCTTCCCCGCCCACGCGCTGGGCCCCCGCTACTTCAAGGACCTCTCCGGCCCCTACCCCGGCGTCCCCCTCGTCGCCTCCGGCGGGGTCAACGCCGCCAACACCGCCGCCTTCCTGGCCGCCGGGGCTCGCGCGGTCTGCGCCGGCTCCGAGGTCGTACCCCCCGCCGCCGTCGCCGCCGCCGACTGGACCGGCATCACCCGCCGGGCGCGGGCCTTCATGGACGCGGTCTACGCGGAGCCAAGCGGCTCCCACGGCGGCGTGCCCCGGTAG
- a CDS encoding sugar kinase — translation MSIVVCVGETMAMLSPADSRPLAEQPALALGVGGAESNVACGLAALGHRAAWLGRVGDDPFGRRVLADLGARGVDVSAVEVDPVRQTGVYFKDPGPDRTGTHYYRRGSAASRMGPELARLPLLGRARVLHLSGVTAALSDSCMELLQELVVRRAVPGPAVSFDVNHRPALWGRRPSGTAASSLLALARAADIVFVGRDEAEALWGTRNPDEIRDLMGTGPLLVVKDAGHGATSYAADGTVFVPTPESEVLERVGAGDAFAAGYLAGLLEDRDAAGRLRLGHLVAAATLRTREDTPAVPPRPELDARLALDDAAWSALRLS, via the coding sequence GTGTCCATAGTCGTGTGCGTCGGCGAGACGATGGCGATGCTCAGCCCGGCCGACTCCCGGCCGCTGGCCGAACAGCCGGCGCTGGCGCTGGGGGTGGGCGGCGCGGAGTCCAATGTGGCCTGCGGGCTGGCCGCGTTGGGCCATCGGGCGGCCTGGCTCGGCCGGGTCGGCGACGACCCTTTCGGGCGGCGGGTGCTGGCGGACCTCGGGGCGCGCGGTGTCGACGTGAGCGCGGTCGAGGTGGACCCGGTGCGGCAGACCGGCGTCTACTTCAAGGACCCGGGTCCGGACCGCACCGGCACCCACTACTACCGCCGGGGCTCGGCCGCCTCGCGGATGGGCCCGGAGCTGGCCCGGCTTCCGCTGCTGGGGCGGGCCCGGGTGCTGCACCTGTCGGGGGTCACGGCCGCCCTGTCGGACAGCTGCATGGAGCTGCTCCAGGAACTGGTCGTCCGGCGGGCCGTCCCCGGCCCGGCCGTCTCCTTCGACGTCAACCACCGCCCCGCCCTGTGGGGGCGGCGGCCCTCCGGCACGGCGGCCAGCTCGCTGCTCGCGCTGGCCCGCGCGGCGGACATCGTGTTCGTCGGCCGCGACGAGGCCGAGGCGCTGTGGGGCACCCGCAATCCGGACGAGATCCGTGACTTGATGGGGACTGGCCCGCTGCTCGTCGTCAAGGACGCGGGCCACGGAGCGACCTCGTACGCGGCCGACGGCACGGTCTTCGTGCCCACCCCCGAGTCCGAGGTGCTCGAACGCGTCGGCGCGGGCGACGCCTTCGCCGCCGGATACCTCGCCGGGCTGCTGGAGGACCGCGACGCCGCCGGGCGGCTGCGCCTGGGCCACCTCGTCGCCGCCGCCACCCTGCGCACCCGCGAGGACACCCCCGCCGTCCCGCCCCGCCCCGAACTCGACGCCCGGCTGGCGCTCGACGACGCGGCCTGGTCCGCGCTCCGCCTCTCGTGA
- a CDS encoding IclR family transcriptional regulator, producing the protein MSDPDRRNASSSLRRALSILMFLAEDGGHPVGVTLTELATGLGLSKSTVLRLAAPLREARLVDQDAESGRYRLGPQNALLGQVYLERLDVRRVASPLLQQLVEEVGETVHLLTFDAPEIVYIDKVESPQPVRMHSRIGSRQPAYCTATGKAFLAHATEDVVDLVIAAGMPARTEFTITSPDRLRADLALTRERGYAIDDIENEHDIRCAAAPVFDHTGIVTTAVSVSGPASRITPDRLPAIGSRLTAATRAITEQLGGSVPAPV; encoded by the coding sequence ATGTCCGACCCAGACCGACGCAACGCCTCGTCGTCATTGCGGCGCGCACTGTCCATCCTCATGTTCCTGGCCGAGGACGGCGGCCACCCCGTCGGCGTCACCCTCACCGAGCTCGCCACCGGCCTCGGCCTCAGCAAGAGCACCGTCCTGCGCCTGGCCGCCCCGCTCCGCGAGGCCCGCCTCGTCGACCAGGACGCCGAGAGCGGCCGCTACCGCCTCGGCCCGCAGAACGCCCTCCTCGGCCAGGTCTACCTCGAACGCCTCGACGTACGCCGGGTCGCCTCCCCCCTCCTCCAGCAACTCGTCGAGGAAGTGGGCGAAACCGTGCACCTGCTGACCTTCGACGCCCCCGAGATCGTCTACATCGACAAGGTCGAGAGCCCGCAGCCCGTCCGCATGCACTCCCGCATCGGCAGCCGCCAGCCCGCCTACTGCACCGCCACCGGCAAAGCCTTCCTCGCCCACGCCACCGAAGACGTCGTCGACCTCGTCATCGCCGCCGGCATGCCCGCCCGCACCGAGTTCACCATCACCTCCCCCGACCGCCTGCGCGCCGACCTCGCCCTCACCCGCGAACGCGGCTACGCCATCGACGACATCGAGAACGAGCACGACATCCGCTGCGCCGCCGCCCCCGTCTTCGACCACACCGGCATCGTCACCACCGCCGTCTCCGTCTCCGGCCCCGCCTCCCGCATCACCCCCGACCGCCTCCCAGCCATCGGCTCCCGGCTCACCGCCGCCACCAGAGCCATCACCGAGCAACTCGGAGGATCCGTACCGGCGCCGGTCTGA
- a CDS encoding HAL/PAL/TAL family ammonia-lyase — MTVVVDGGTLSAADVAAVALHGARVVLADEVLSRLVRDRAVVEDVVDRQVPAYGVTTGLGSRSSYALPREELAVFSARTVRGRANAVGDPLPVPAVRAALLARVSGIAGGGSGVRPEVVRVLVGLLNARVHPVIPEVGSIGASDLVQMAHVGLVVMGEGRAEFEGEVLDGAEALRRAGLAPAVLGPKDGHVLCSASPLAAGLGALAVEEAGAVVLLGQAVVALTYEGFRANTSPLDPRVLRLRPAPGQSRAAGELLALLAGGELTDSRRARRVQDPISLRCAAQVHGSLYAALDFATAALEPELNGSGDNPVVLAGGDWDGDSGEILSSGNFHTPVLALAFDTLALALAQTAALSAERMQRLLNPAVSGLPANLSPYGPERSGFAPLAKTAQALVAEIRSLSAPVCTDPRYGADTVEDDSTNASLGARRLGVMLLRFRQLLAVEAVAAAQAVDLAAPASLGRGAALLHRAVRGVVAGLDDDRPCGVDVERVSEDVLGSAEVRRELGALFL; from the coding sequence ATGACGGTTGTCGTGGACGGTGGGACGCTTTCCGCCGCCGATGTCGCTGCTGTTGCTCTGCACGGCGCCCGGGTCGTCCTCGCGGACGAGGTTCTGTCCCGGCTGGTCCGCGACCGCGCCGTCGTCGAGGATGTGGTCGACCGCCAGGTGCCCGCGTACGGCGTCACGACGGGGCTGGGCAGCCGCTCCTCGTACGCCCTGCCGCGCGAGGAGCTGGCGGTCTTCAGCGCCCGTACGGTCCGGGGCCGGGCCAACGCGGTCGGGGACCCGCTGCCGGTGCCGGCCGTGAGGGCCGCGCTGCTCGCCCGGGTGAGCGGGATCGCGGGCGGGGGCAGCGGGGTGCGGCCGGAGGTCGTACGGGTGCTGGTCGGGCTGCTCAACGCGCGGGTGCACCCGGTGATCCCCGAGGTGGGGTCGATCGGGGCCTCGGATCTTGTCCAGATGGCCCATGTCGGGCTGGTCGTGATGGGCGAGGGCCGCGCCGAGTTCGAGGGCGAGGTGCTGGACGGGGCGGAGGCGCTGCGGCGGGCCGGGCTGGCCCCGGCCGTGCTCGGGCCCAAGGACGGCCACGTGCTGTGCAGCGCGAGCCCGCTGGCGGCGGGGCTCGGTGCGCTCGCCGTGGAGGAGGCCGGGGCCGTCGTGTTGCTGGGCCAGGCGGTCGTCGCGCTCACCTACGAGGGCTTCCGGGCCAACACCAGCCCGCTGGACCCCCGGGTGCTGCGGCTGCGGCCCGCGCCGGGGCAGTCCCGGGCGGCGGGCGAACTGCTCGCGCTGCTGGCCGGCGGCGAACTGACCGACTCCCGGCGCGCGCGGCGGGTCCAGGACCCGATCAGCCTGCGCTGCGCGGCCCAGGTCCACGGCTCCCTGTACGCGGCGCTGGACTTCGCCACGGCCGCGCTGGAGCCCGAGCTGAACGGGAGCGGTGACAATCCGGTGGTGCTGGCGGGCGGGGACTGGGACGGGGACAGCGGCGAGATTTTGTCTTCCGGGAACTTCCACACTCCTGTTCTGGCCCTGGCCTTTGACACGCTCGCGCTGGCCCTTGCCCAGACGGCCGCGCTCTCCGCCGAGCGCATGCAGCGACTGCTCAACCCCGCCGTCAGTGGACTGCCCGCCAACCTCTCTCCGTACGGCCCCGAGCGCTCGGGTTTCGCGCCGCTGGCGAAGACCGCCCAGGCCCTCGTCGCCGAGATCCGCTCCCTGTCCGCGCCGGTGTGCACCGACCCCCGCTACGGCGCGGACACGGTCGAGGACGACTCGACCAACGCGTCGCTCGGGGCCCGGCGGTTGGGGGTGATGCTGCTCCGGTTCCGGCAACTGCTCGCCGTCGAGGCGGTGGCCGCCGCTCAGGCGGTGGACCTGGCGGCGCCGGCCTCGCTGGGGCGGGGGGCGGCGCTGCTGCACCGGGCGGTCCGGGGGGTCGTTGCGGGGCTGGACGACGACCGGCCTTGCGGGGTGGATGTGGAGCGGGTCAGCGAGGATGTGTTGGGGTCGGCGGAGGTCCGGCGGGAGCTTGGCGCGCTGTTTCTCTGA